In a single window of the Melioribacteraceae bacterium genome:
- a CDS encoding DUF1801 domain-containing protein yields MAELKTKQNNKSVTEFLKSIPDQQKQKECLTINNLLKKISKAKPKMWGDAIIGYGSYRYKYESGRELDWFPIGFSPRKNNITLYTMCGFEKNAGLMKKLGKYKTGKSCLYINKLEDVDLKILEEIFTNAFYSKMAKG; encoded by the coding sequence ATGGCCGAGTTAAAAACAAAACAGAACAATAAATCGGTTACCGAATTTTTAAAATCCATCCCAGATCAACAAAAGCAAAAGGAGTGCTTGACTATAAACAATCTTTTGAAAAAGATATCTAAGGCAAAACCTAAAATGTGGGGAGACGCAATTATCGGGTATGGTTCCTATCGCTACAAATATGAGAGTGGCAGAGAGCTAGACTGGTTTCCAATCGGATTTTCTCCCCGTAAAAATAATATTACACTATATACAATGTGCGGATTTGAAAAGAATGCCGGGTTAATGAAAAAATTGGGAAAGTATAAAACCGGGAAATCGTGTCTTTATATCAATAAGCTTGAGGATGTTGATTTAAAAATTCTCGAGGAAATATTTACTAACGCTTTCTATTCGAAGATGGCAAAAGGCTAA
- a CDS encoding phosphoribosylanthranilate isomerase — MRTRVKICCISSIEEAKLAIKNGVDAIGLVGNMPSGPGVIDDNLIAKIAKFAPPPIATFLLTCETEPDKIISHHKKVNTTTIQLVDEVKPEAYSQIRSNLPAVKIVQVIHVIDEDSVEQAISISQFVDAILLDSGNPNLKVKELGGTGKVHNWKLSRKIVESVSIPVFLAGGLNPDNIVEAVEAVHPFGVDVCSGLRTNGLLDESKVEKFMNAIHVASRNGS; from the coding sequence ATGAGAACGCGTGTAAAAATTTGCTGTATCTCCAGCATCGAAGAAGCTAAACTTGCAATAAAAAATGGAGTAGACGCAATTGGTCTGGTTGGAAATATGCCGAGCGGTCCCGGTGTAATAGATGATAATTTAATAGCAAAGATTGCAAAGTTCGCTCCTCCTCCAATCGCTACATTTTTATTGACTTGTGAAACTGAACCAGATAAAATTATTTCACATCATAAAAAAGTAAATACAACTACAATTCAACTTGTGGATGAAGTTAAGCCGGAGGCATATTCGCAGATTCGTTCTAATTTGCCAGCAGTGAAGATTGTTCAAGTTATTCATGTAATTGATGAAGATTCGGTTGAACAGGCAATTTCTATTTCACAATTTGTTGATGCAATACTACTCGACAGCGGCAATCCAAATCTAAAAGTAAAAGAACTTGGTGGAACAGGGAAGGTTCATAATTGGAAACTTAGCCGAAAAATTGTGGAGTCTGTTTCAATTCCAGTTTTTCTTGCCGGTGGCTTAAATCCCGATAACATTGTAGAAGCAGTTGAAGCAGTACATCCTTTCGGAGTTGATGTTTGTTCGGGATTAAGAACAAACGGCCTTTTGGATGAAAGTAAAGTTGAAAAGTTTATGAATGCTATTCATGTGGCGTCAAGAAATGGTTCTTGA
- the hisN gene encoding histidinol-phosphatase — protein sequence MSELKELKLFAEELAMLSGKLIKQYWRTDVKIENKADESPVTIADKKAEELMRELIMKRYSEHGILGEEFGEHNSESEYKWILDPIDGTKSFICGTVTFGTLIALVKNNEPILGVINQPILNEFLIGDNDSALLNGKAVNVRKCDDLSQAILLGTDYLHIEKYQSKAGFDNLMRKVKYYRMWGDCYGYYLVATGFADIMIDPIMNPWDSLAVIPVIRGAGGKVTDYKGGDAVTGTSMVATAGKIHDDVIRILNLDK from the coding sequence ATGAGTGAATTAAAAGAGTTAAAACTGTTTGCTGAAGAACTCGCAATGCTGAGTGGAAAATTAATTAAGCAGTATTGGCGTACAGATGTAAAAATTGAGAACAAAGCTGATGAATCGCCGGTAACAATTGCCGATAAAAAAGCCGAAGAATTGATGCGTGAATTAATTATGAAACGATATTCAGAGCATGGAATTTTGGGTGAGGAATTTGGGGAGCATAATTCGGAATCAGAATACAAGTGGATACTGGACCCGATTGACGGAACAAAAAGTTTTATTTGCGGAACTGTAACATTCGGAACTCTTATTGCTCTTGTCAAAAATAATGAACCAATTTTGGGTGTTATTAATCAACCTATACTTAATGAATTTTTGATTGGCGATAACGATTCGGCATTACTAAATGGGAAAGCTGTTAATGTTAGGAAGTGCGATGATTTATCGCAGGCAATACTTCTCGGAACTGATTATCTGCATATTGAAAAATACCAAAGTAAGGCTGGATTTGATAACCTGATGCGAAAAGTTAAATATTATAGAATGTGGGGCGACTGCTACGGATACTATTTAGTTGCTACCGGGTTCGCAGATATAATGATTGATCCGATTATGAATCCTTGGGATTCTCTTGCGGTAATTCCGGTTATTAGAGGCGCCGGCGGGAAAGTAACCGACTATAAAGGAGGCGATGCTGTAACTGGAACCAGTATGGTCGCAACAGCAGGAAAAATACATGATGATGTTATACGAATATTAAATCTCGATAAATGA
- a CDS encoding HAMP domain-containing histidine kinase, translating to MKENNTEEKLRLLVAEQQELNRQLKESQDELHKLNANKDRLISIIAHDLRSPFNSLLNFSEFLVEDIDELPKEEIKLFAQKINEAANNLFTLLENLLQWSRMESGKFPFHPGKLNLRYKINQVIKLFIDIAEIKKVKIINNVPETCIAFADEDMMFSVIQNLLSNAIKFSKDNGEIIFDGVVENNMIKISVNDTGVGIKEDDLAKLFRNDIRHSTYGTHDEKGSGLGLMICKEMVEKNNGEISVTSKFEEGTTFSFTLPTFSAQQN from the coding sequence TTGAAAGAAAACAATACCGAGGAAAAACTAAGGCTGCTTGTCGCCGAACAACAAGAGTTAAACAGGCAATTGAAAGAATCGCAGGATGAACTGCATAAATTAAATGCTAATAAAGACCGATTAATTTCAATTATTGCCCACGATTTAAGAAGCCCCTTCAATTCACTATTAAATTTTTCTGAGTTTCTCGTTGAAGATATTGACGAACTCCCCAAAGAAGAGATTAAACTTTTTGCCCAAAAGATAAATGAAGCGGCAAATAATTTATTTACACTGCTCGAAAATCTTTTGCAGTGGTCACGCATGGAATCGGGCAAATTTCCATTTCATCCCGGCAAGTTAAATTTAAGATACAAGATTAATCAGGTTATAAAGTTATTCATTGATATTGCCGAGATTAAAAAAGTAAAAATTATCAACAACGTTCCCGAAACTTGTATAGCTTTTGCAGATGAAGATATGATGTTCTCAGTAATTCAGAATCTTTTATCCAACGCTATTAAATTTTCAAAAGATAATGGAGAAATTATATTTGATGGAGTAGTTGAGAATAACATGATTAAGATTTCCGTTAACGATACAGGGGTTGGGATTAAAGAAGATGATTTAGCAAAACTTTTTCGGAATGATATTCGCCATTCAACTTATGGCACACATGATGAGAAGGGCTCTGGACTGGGATTAATGATCTGCAAGGAAATGGTTGAAAAAAACAACGGAGAAATAAGTGTAACAAGTAAATTTGAAGAAGGAACTACTTTTTCTTTTACACTCCCCACGTTTAGTGCTCAACAGAACTAA
- a CDS encoding M24 family metallopeptidase gives MSKDMILEKIEQAVKILNEKNIDMWMTYVRETGNIKDPMLDMIVGTNATWQTAFIITKSGETHAVLGSLELENMKAVGTYKNIHPYLKNIKDELVKVLDSIKPNKIAINFSRNSSLADGMTYGLYLELMDHLKETKYANSFISSEEIVAALRGRKSHTEISNTKKAIEDTLKIFDEVTKFIKPGLSEKDIANFVLDICEKRGLEPSWEVEHCPAVFTGPNTAGAHSGPTDRKVECGHVINMDFGVKHNGYCADLQRTWYVLHPHEDKAPIEVQKGFDVIVESITRSANEMKPGKQGWEIDQVARNYIQICGYDEFPHGLGHQVGRATHDGGALMAPKWERYNNLPYLELEENNVFTIEPRLTIKDYGIATIEEMVLVTKDGVEWLSNRQKEIYLIKP, from the coding sequence ATGTCAAAAGATATGATATTGGAGAAAATTGAACAGGCGGTAAAAATTCTAAATGAGAAAAATATTGATATGTGGATGACTTATGTAAGAGAAACGGGAAATATAAAAGATCCAATGCTTGATATGATTGTTGGAACTAACGCCACCTGGCAAACCGCATTCATAATAACAAAAAGTGGTGAAACTCATGCGGTATTAGGTTCACTTGAATTGGAAAACATGAAAGCTGTTGGCACTTATAAAAATATTCATCCATACTTAAAAAATATTAAGGATGAATTAGTAAAAGTCCTCGATTCTATTAAACCAAATAAAATAGCAATCAACTTTTCCCGTAATTCGAGTTTGGCCGATGGAATGACCTACGGTTTGTACCTCGAATTAATGGATCATTTAAAAGAGACAAAATATGCAAACTCATTTATTTCTTCGGAAGAAATTGTTGCGGCTTTGAGAGGAAGAAAATCGCATACTGAAATATCAAATACAAAAAAAGCAATTGAAGATACACTCAAAATTTTTGATGAAGTTACAAAGTTTATTAAACCGGGTCTTTCCGAAAAGGATATCGCAAATTTTGTTTTAGATATCTGTGAGAAAAGAGGATTGGAACCATCATGGGAGGTTGAACATTGCCCGGCAGTATTTACCGGACCCAATACAGCGGGAGCGCATTCGGGCCCTACCGATAGAAAGGTTGAATGCGGACATGTAATCAATATGGATTTTGGCGTTAAGCATAATGGTTATTGCGCCGACCTTCAGCGGACCTGGTATGTTTTGCATCCCCACGAAGATAAAGCTCCTATAGAAGTTCAAAAAGGTTTTGATGTTATTGTTGAATCAATCACCCGTTCCGCAAATGAAATGAAACCGGGAAAACAAGGATGGGAAATTGATCAGGTTGCGAGAAACTATATTCAAATTTGTGGGTACGATGAATTTCCCCACGGTCTCGGGCATCAGGTTGGAAGAGCAACACACGACGGCGGAGCTTTGATGGCGCCTAAATGGGAGCGTTATAATAATCTTCCCTATCTTGAATTAGAAGAGAATAATGTTTTTACAATCGAGCCCCGTTTAACAATTAAAGATTATGGTATTGCTACAATTGAAGAAATGGTTTTAGTTACAAAAGATGGTGTTGAGTGGCTTTCGAATAGACAAAAGGAAATTTATTTAATAAAACCGTAA
- a CDS encoding threonylcarbamoyl-AMP synthase produces the protein MNLVTANSESIQHAAQIIKSGGLVAFPTETVYGLGADGLNPIAVAKIFEAKKRPTFNPLILHIAEKNWFTKLASSIDENIELLIEKFMPGPLTLVLPKKEIVPDIVTSGNNTVAIRMPNHRVALELIKEAGTPIAAPSANKFGHLSPTEAIHVKKYLGGKVDLILDGGKCSVGIESTIIQYEEGNFYLLRHGGISKEDLEKITGKFSNKKLDADKPNSPGQLPFHYSPNTPLKFYDESLLDESKNIGALFFREKTDNFNYKIERVLSPTGNLREAAANLFLILHEFETLDLDLILVEKIEQSGLGSAIMDRLTKAVNKHY, from the coding sequence ATGAATCTAGTTACAGCAAATAGCGAATCAATTCAACATGCGGCTCAAATTATAAAGTCGGGGGGATTAGTTGCGTTTCCCACCGAGACAGTTTATGGGCTGGGTGCTGATGGTTTAAATCCAATTGCCGTGGCAAAAATATTTGAAGCAAAAAAGCGTCCCACATTTAATCCCTTAATTCTGCACATTGCCGAAAAAAACTGGTTCACAAAACTTGCATCATCAATTGATGAAAATATTGAATTGTTGATTGAAAAATTTATGCCCGGACCGCTGACATTAGTCCTTCCTAAAAAGGAAATTGTACCGGATATTGTAACTTCAGGCAATAACACTGTTGCCATCCGAATGCCAAACCATCGGGTTGCTTTAGAGTTAATTAAAGAAGCCGGAACTCCAATAGCAGCGCCAAGCGCCAATAAATTTGGGCATTTAAGTCCTACCGAAGCAATTCATGTTAAAAAATATTTGGGCGGTAAAGTTGATTTAATTTTAGATGGGGGAAAATGTTCGGTTGGAATTGAATCAACAATAATTCAATACGAAGAGGGAAATTTCTATCTGCTTCGTCATGGCGGTATTTCCAAAGAAGATCTTGAAAAGATTACTGGAAAATTTTCAAATAAAAAACTAGACGCTGATAAGCCAAATTCACCGGGGCAATTGCCATTTCATTATTCACCCAATACTCCTCTAAAATTTTATGACGAATCTTTACTTGATGAATCTAAAAATATAGGGGCATTATTCTTCAGAGAAAAAACTGATAATTTTAATTACAAAATTGAACGGGTGCTCTCCCCCACCGGTAATCTTAGAGAAGCCGCTGCTAATTTATTTTTGATTCTGCATGAGTTTGAAACATTAGACCTGGATCTAATATTAGTGGAAAAAATAGAGCAATCAGGGTTGGGATCCGCCATTATGGATAGATTAACAAAAGCAGTTAATAAACATTATTGA